A section of the Phaseolus vulgaris cultivar G19833 chromosome 8, P. vulgaris v2.0, whole genome shotgun sequence genome encodes:
- the LOC137826238 gene encoding UDP-glycosyltransferase 83A1-like, which yields MAITPHFLVIPYPVLGHVNPLIHLSQILAKHGCSITFLNTEFSHKRLSTTGVGLDNLKGSGIKFVTLPDGLGPEDDRSDQKKVVRSIKTNMPSMLPKLIQDLNALDANNKITCMVVTLSMTWALKVGHTLGIKGTLLWPASATSLALCDCIPRLIDDGVIDSYGVPSRRQKIQLSPNMPLMDTENFPWRGHDKLHFDHLMQEMQTMKLGEWWLCNTTYNLEPAAFSISPRLLPIGPLMGSDSNKSSFWEEDTSCLEWLDQQLPQSVVYVSFGSMAVMDPNQFNELALGIDLLDKPFIWVVRPNDNKVNFNAYPHDFHGSKGKIVGWAPQKKILNHPALACFISHCGWNSTVEGICGGTPFLCWPFAKDQLVNKSYICDVWKVGLGLDKDENGLISKEEIKIKVEQLLGDQNIKARSLRMKEFTMNNISKGGQSSKNLEKFIKWAQ from the exons ATGGCCATCACCCCTCACTTTCTTGTTATACCATATCCAGTTCTAGGCCATGTGAACCCCCTTATCCACTTGTCTCAGATTCTGGCCAAACATGGTTGCAGCATCACTTTTCTGAACACAGAGTTCAGCCACAAACGGTTGAGCACCACCGGTGTTGGCCTTGACAACCTCAAGGGATCAGGGATAAAGTTTGTGACACTCCCAGATGGGTTAGGCCCTGAAGATGATAGAAGTGACCAAAAGAAAGTTGTTCGTTCAATCAAAACCAACATGCCCTCCATGCTTCCCAAGCTCATACAAGATCTGAATGCTTTAGATGCAAACAACAAGATCACTTGTATGGTTGTCACATTGAGCATGACTTGGGCCTTGAAAGTTGGCCACACTTTGGGAATCAAAGGGACTCTTCTCTGGCCTGCATCAGCAACTTCTCTGGCCTTGTGTGATTGCATCCCAAGGCTTATTGATGATGGGGTTATAGATTCATATG GAGTCCCTAGCAGAAGACAGAAAATTCAACTCTCCCCAAATATGCCTTTGATGGACACAGAAAACTTTCCATGGCGTGGCCACGACAAGTTACACTTTGATCATCTTATGCAGGAGATGCAGACCATGAAGTTAGGAGAATGGTGGCTTTGCAACACAACTTATAATCTTGAGCCTGCAGCGTTTTCCATATCACCAAGGCTCCTTCCGATTGGTCCATTGATGGGAAGTGACAGCAACAAAAGTTCATTCTGGGAAGAAGACACATCTTGTTTGGAGTGGTTAGATCAACAATTACCTCAATCTGTTGTGTATGTTTCCTTTGGTAGCATGGCTGTAATGGACCCCAACCAATTTAATGAATTAGCCCTTGGAATTGATCTCCTTGACAAGCCTTTTATTTGGGTAGTTCGTCCAAATGACAACAAGGTAAATTTTAATGCATACCCTCATGATTTTCATGGAAGTAAAGGTAAAATAGTAGGTTGGGCACCACAAAAGAAGATACTGAACCACCCTGCTTTGGCTTGCTTCATTAGTCACTGTGGTTGGAATTCTACTGTAGAAGGTATTTGTGGTGGCACACCCTTCTTGTGCTGGCCATTTGCCAAGGATCAACTTGTTAACAAATCCTACATTTGTGATGTGTGGAAGGTTGGATTAGGATTAGACAAAGATGAAAATGGATTGATATcaaaagaagagataaagatTAAGGTGGAGCAATTACTTGGGGACCAAAACATAAAAGCAAGATCACTGAGAATGAAGGAATTTACCATGAACAACATATCCAAAGGTGGCCAATCTTCAAAAAATCTAGAAAAGTTTATCAAGTGGGCACAATAA